The segment CGCTTGCCGAGCGATCGTTGCGCGGAGAGGCGTTGCCGGTGACCGATTCCCCCATTAGCGATGATCGGCTCGCCGAAGCCCTCGCCGACGTTCAGCCCAGGCTGCTCGAGAGCTTCCGCGGGAGCGAAGAGGAGATCGTGCATCGGCTCGACCGGTATCTGCCCGACCTCCAGAGTTCCGCACCGGTTCTAGATCTCGGCAGCGGCCGGGGAGAGCTCCTGCTGATGCTGCGAGAGGCTGGCGTCGAGGCGGCGGGAGTAGAAGGCGACTCCGCTCTGGCCGAGGCCGCACGGAGGCGAGGCCTTGGGGTTACCGAGGGTGACGTCCTCGATATCCTGCGTGGCCTCGAACCGGAAAGCCGCGGCGCGGTCACAGCATTTCACCTGTTCGAGCACCTGCAGCCGACCCGTCTGGTGGCGGTTCTCTCTGAGATTTGGCGAGTCTTGAAGAGCGGTGGGCTACTGATTGCCGAATGCCCCAATCCCCACACCGTCAGGGTTGGGGCGTCCCTCTATTGGCAGGATCCGACTCACGCCCGGCCGTTGCTGCCGGAGACTCTGGAGCTGATGCTCCGCGCGTCCGGTCTCGAACCCCAGCGGCGCGAATTGCTGCATCCGTTTCCGCCCGATCAGCTGTTGGCCGACGACGAGGGTGGTACGG is part of the Acidobacteriota bacterium genome and harbors:
- a CDS encoding class I SAM-dependent methyltransferase, yielding LAERSLRGEALPVTDSPISDDRLAEALADVQPRLLESFRGSEEEIVHRLDRYLPDLQSSAPVLDLGSGRGELLLMLREAGVEAAGVEGDSALAEAARRRGLGVTEGDVLDILRGLEPESRGAVTAFHLFEHLQPTRLVAVLSEIWRVLKSGGLLIAECPNPHTVRVGASLYWQDPTHARPLLPETLELMLRASGLEPQRRELLHPFPPDQLLADDEGGTGAVTDPEISMLAERVDRLRDRLDEILHGPRDFAVWASKT